The Staphylococcus carnosus genome has a segment encoding these proteins:
- a CDS encoding tyrosine-type recombinase/integrase — protein sequence MASYDQIAKNNWRYRISLGKNPQTGKYEYISKTGFQRKSDAKHHAEMVERQIRNNEYIAPSAHTFSYIADEFINHYRKDAKVSSVRAREKAIKHAKVAFGDKAIQSITKHQYQQFVDDISTRFSKNYVDSIVASTNLVFKYALDMNLLKKLPNEGIKRPKQKVTVEELEHTELKQKFLEKEELFEFLNVAKNDHPPLNSFELFTLMAYSGCRAGEILALKWSDVDFDNYTINITKTYYNPNNNKKNYQILTPKTNASIGKLSIDPHVIKLLKDYKVNVQDKWKNELYVDNNFVFTDNNGYPLVIKKLSQWIQSIMSKTNIDKNITTHSFRYTHCALLIEAGVHIKEIQERLRHKDINTTMNIYAKITDSYKKDASQKFSQLMENVSKELF from the coding sequence ATGGCAAGCTATGACCAAATCGCTAAAAACAACTGGCGTTACCGTATTTCATTAGGTAAGAACCCACAAACTGGCAAATATGAATATATATCTAAAACTGGCTTTCAACGTAAATCTGATGCAAAACATCATGCTGAAATGGTTGAACGACAAATTAGGAATAATGAATATATTGCCCCATCAGCACATACATTTAGTTACATAGCTGACGAATTTATAAATCATTATAGAAAAGATGCTAAAGTAAGCAGTGTGAGAGCGCGTGAGAAAGCCATAAAGCATGCTAAAGTAGCATTTGGCGATAAAGCTATACAAAGCATTACTAAACACCAGTATCAGCAATTTGTGGACGATATAAGCACACGTTTTAGTAAGAATTATGTAGATAGTATTGTGGCTTCTACCAACCTTGTATTTAAATATGCGTTAGATATGAATTTATTAAAGAAGCTACCTAATGAAGGCATAAAACGACCTAAACAAAAAGTTACTGTTGAGGAATTGGAACATACTGAATTAAAGCAAAAGTTTCTTGAAAAAGAGGAGTTATTTGAGTTTTTAAATGTAGCTAAAAATGACCACCCACCATTAAATAGCTTTGAGTTATTTACATTAATGGCTTATTCAGGTTGTCGTGCTGGTGAGATTTTAGCATTAAAGTGGTCTGATGTTGATTTTGATAACTATACTATTAACATAACTAAAACTTATTACAATCCAAATAACAATAAGAAAAACTATCAAATTCTTACACCAAAGACAAATGCATCTATTGGCAAACTATCTATTGATCCACACGTTATTAAATTATTGAAAGATTACAAAGTAAATGTACAAGATAAATGGAAAAACGAATTATATGTAGATAATAATTTTGTGTTTACTGATAATAATGGTTACCCACTTGTGATTAAGAAATTATCACAATGGATTCAATCTATTATGTCAAAAACTAATATTGATAAAAATATAACAACACACTCATTCAGATACACACATTGTGCGTTGCTTATAGAAGCCGGTGTACATATTAAAGAAATACAAGAACGATTACGTCACAAAGACATAAATACAACTATGAACATCTACGCTAAAATTACAGATTCATACAAAAAAGACGCTTCCCAAAAGTTTAGTCAACTCATGGAAAACGTCAGTAAAGAATTATTTTAG
- a CDS encoding helix-turn-helix domain-containing protein, whose amino-acid sequence MIQSRLSVLMAERGLKISDLYEETGISKTTLMAIAENTGKGVQFDTVDKLCNFLGVTPCEFFDYSPYIVEIKNSNFSEGHIDGFEIKIKKQHYEKYFNLDLFVYSGDSYDIPLKNGEFDYYIALVLQGSDHYTENEFYTFLSNMSISFRTEFINKLITKVKSQLKDLVINKQSSELIGGYTTIQFQLNDYIALKLFPDSEFETLKKFRIK is encoded by the coding sequence ATGATTCAAAGTAGATTGTCTGTATTGATGGCTGAACGAGGTCTGAAAATTTCTGATTTATATGAAGAAACCGGAATATCAAAAACTACTTTAATGGCAATAGCTGAAAATACTGGTAAAGGAGTTCAGTTTGATACTGTTGATAAATTGTGTAATTTTTTAGGCGTCACTCCGTGCGAATTTTTCGATTATTCTCCATATATAGTTGAAATCAAAAATAGTAATTTTAGCGAAGGTCACATAGATGGATTTGAAATCAAAATAAAAAAACAACATTACGAAAAATATTTCAACTTAGACTTGTTTGTTTATAGTGGAGATTCGTATGATATACCTTTAAAAAATGGAGAGTTCGATTATTACATCGCTCTAGTATTACAAGGATCAGATCATTACACTGAAAATGAATTTTATACGTTTCTTTCCAATATGAGCATTTCTTTCCGAACAGAATTCATCAACAAACTAATCACAAAAGTTAAATCACAATTAAAAGACTTGGTTATAAATAAACAATCTTCCGAACTTATAGGTGGTTACACGACTATTCAATTTCAATTAAATGATTATATCGCTTTGAAATTATTTCCAGATAGTGAATTTGAAACCTTAAAAAAATTCCGTATTAAGTAG
- a CDS encoding helix-turn-helix domain-containing protein gives MENKFRVILAIKKLSIADVFEGTGIAKTTLYGLYHEKTKNPDTSTILKVCNYLNITPNEFFGIDNNEKEA, from the coding sequence ATGGAAAATAAATTTAGAGTGATACTTGCTATAAAAAAACTTTCAATAGCTGATGTATTTGAAGGTACTGGAATAGCAAAAACAACATTATACGGTTTGTATCATGAAAAGACTAAGAATCCTGATACTTCCACAATTTTGAAAGTTTGTAATTATCTTAATATTACACCTAATGAATTTTTTGGAATTGATAATAATGAAAAGGAGGCATAA
- a CDS encoding Bro-N domain-containing protein, with protein MIKQIFNDKEIRFIEKDDEYWAVAGDVAKVLGYSQTSNMLRMIDKEDVTTHNVKVTSNSKFARKTQPASVISEYGIYEAIWNSRRDEAQEFKKWVKQVIKELRQATGLKGYEAFRMLDKQKQKEAMAIIQRAYKSDKQINYIKANAIANKAVSTAFGYKKMIVKEEMTPDMLEVRQVILDDVVKLTETKNQFNLDIKVSKSIYDKYGVS; from the coding sequence ATGATTAAGCAAATTTTCAATGATAAAGAAATTCGTTTTATTGAAAAAGACGATGAGTATTGGGCAGTAGCTGGTGATGTAGCAAAGGTATTAGGGTATTCGCAAACATCAAATATGTTAAGAATGATAGATAAAGAAGATGTGACTACTCACAATGTGAAGGTCACCTCAAATAGTAAGTTCGCAAGAAAGACACAACCAGCAAGTGTCATTTCTGAATATGGTATTTACGAAGCTATTTGGAATAGTAGACGAGATGAAGCTCAAGAATTTAAGAAATGGGTTAAGCAGGTTATTAAAGAATTACGACAAGCCACAGGACTTAAAGGATATGAAGCCTTCCGCATGCTAGATAAACAAAAGCAAAAAGAAGCTATGGCTATTATTCAAAGAGCGTATAAATCAGATAAACAAATCAACTACATTAAAGCCAATGCTATTGCAAATAAAGCTGTATCAACTGCTTTTGGATATAAAAAGATGATTGTCAAAGAAGAAATGACACCGGATATGTTAGAGGTGCGTCAAGTTATTCTTGATGATGTTGTTAAGCTAACTGAAACGAAAAATCAATTTAATCTTGATATTAAAGTAAGTAAAAGTATTTATGACAAGTATGGGGTGAGTTAA
- a CDS encoding helix-turn-helix domain-containing protein gives MFNINIDEDEAREMMQRAIDKRIEELAHEHYFMTYKELAEYLNLSKPTIEELLINNGMKYYMVGSTYRFKKSDVDDFMDHITSQMDITNNDLKSLKKVKS, from the coding sequence ATGTTCAATATCAATATTGACGAAGATGAAGCACGTGAAATGATGCAACGAGCGATTGATAAGCGTATCGAAGAGTTAGCACATGAGCATTACTTTATGACTTATAAAGAGTTAGCTGAATACCTAAATTTAAGTAAACCAACGATTGAGGAACTACTTATTAATAACGGTATGAAGTATTACATGGTAGGCAGCACGTATCGTTTTAAAAAGTCTGATGTAGATGATTTCATGGATCACATTACTTCGCAGATGGATATTACTAACAACGATTTAAAAAGTTTAAAGAAGGTGAAATCATGA
- a CDS encoding primase alpha helix C-terminal domain-containing protein: protein MGFEQVKLQHDFKINVIEYKNLYSDSFVQSNKLLWSEWINRLQTPMNNGDKYKRGLVLYGDVKDMEKDGKLIQKYRNDENIINRNTLALDYDDITDFKGLYKSICKQLEGYAWAFHTTYNHTTDNPRIRLIVPINEPVSADDYRKYTQALAHQIGYKIDEGSYQPSRAMALPVRPDKDIPYIFKYNDAPAITIDDLNQLSTNLDNVQADKPFTINYSSQYKKRDSSYWRDIAFGVGEGERNQTLASLIGYLLRRYVDVNLVYGLAIAWAQQCTPAIDDKEVNNTFKSILKKDLNK, encoded by the coding sequence ATGGGTTTTGAACAAGTCAAATTACAACATGACTTCAAAATAAACGTGATAGAATACAAAAATTTATATTCCGATTCCTTTGTTCAAAGTAATAAGTTACTTTGGTCGGAATGGATCAATAGATTACAAACACCTATGAATAATGGTGATAAATATAAGCGTGGATTAGTCCTTTACGGTGATGTAAAAGATATGGAAAAAGATGGAAAACTTATCCAAAAATACCGTAATGATGAAAATATTATAAACAGAAATACACTAGCACTTGATTATGACGATATTACAGATTTCAAAGGATTATATAAATCAATTTGTAAGCAATTAGAGGGCTATGCGTGGGCTTTCCACACAACGTATAACCACACTACAGATAATCCTAGAATACGCCTTATTGTGCCTATAAACGAACCAGTAAGTGCAGACGACTATAGAAAGTATACACAAGCCTTAGCACATCAAATAGGATACAAAATTGATGAAGGTAGTTATCAACCATCAAGAGCTATGGCATTACCAGTAAGACCCGATAAAGATATACCTTACATCTTTAAATATAACGATGCACCAGCAATAACTATTGATGATTTAAATCAGTTGTCCACAAATCTGGACAACGTTCAAGCAGATAAACCATTTACCATAAACTACTCAAGTCAATATAAAAAACGTGATTCATCATATTGGCGTGATATAGCCTTCGGTGTAGGAGAAGGTGAACGTAATCAAACATTAGCATCATTAATTGGATACTTATTGCGTAGGTATGTAGATGTAAATTTAGTTTATGGCTTAGCGATAGCTTGGGCGCAGCAGTGTACACCAGCGATTGATGATAAAGAAGTAAACAACACATTTAAATCAATATTGAAAAAGGACTTGAATAAATAG
- a CDS encoding phage/plasmid primase, P4 family has translation MVDIYGFVEEETDKLIEEYQHQLQTVQKEKGNIKYFLKQLRKEELEIMRQQWEQAKEKGEASGAPPKTISPNRCAVLLNEHLTFILFDIEEGTRLAFYRQDEGIYTQNYTYIKRVISWLEPSYNQRKAEDVIFHLTNMVKIVPRTNEPHLIPVNNGVFNRETKKLESFTPDYVFTTKITTNYIEGAVQPTISGWSFDNWLDEVACGDREVFTLLWQVINDSLNGNYTRKKAIFLVGDGNNGKGTFQTLLSNLIGFDNVASLKVNEFDHEFKPSVLEGKTLVIGDDVPVGVNIEDSSNFNSVVTGDSILVNVKKKQPYRAVFRCTVIQSTNGMPRFKNKTGGTNRRLLIVPFNADFNGTKENPDIKEKYLNNKEVLEYVLYKAINLDFGKFIVPKVSADMLEEYKQDNDPVYDFKVTEFDTWKIDKVPKSVVYYRYKVFCENSGYHALSERKFYKTFNQYLSKNWEEERARFYSVADMQKKVGYFEPTLVPNGELKRSYINNKLKVV, from the coding sequence ATGGTAGATATTTATGGCTTCGTAGAAGAAGAGACCGACAAATTAATAGAAGAGTATCAACATCAATTACAAACTGTGCAAAAAGAAAAAGGTAATATTAAATATTTTCTTAAACAATTACGCAAAGAAGAATTGGAAATTATGCGTCAACAGTGGGAACAAGCTAAAGAAAAGGGCGAAGCATCAGGCGCACCTCCAAAAACAATTAGCCCAAATAGATGTGCTGTGCTATTAAATGAGCATCTTACCTTTATATTATTTGATATCGAAGAAGGTACCAGATTAGCGTTTTATAGGCAAGATGAAGGTATATACACACAAAATTATACGTATATCAAGCGTGTCATAAGTTGGTTAGAACCTAGTTATAATCAGAGAAAGGCTGAAGATGTGATATTTCATTTAACTAATATGGTAAAAATTGTACCTCGAACAAACGAACCACATTTAATACCAGTCAATAATGGTGTGTTTAATAGAGAAACTAAAAAGCTTGAATCATTTACACCAGATTATGTATTTACGACTAAAATAACAACCAATTATATAGAAGGCGCTGTGCAGCCAACAATTAGTGGTTGGAGTTTTGATAACTGGTTAGATGAAGTCGCATGTGGTGATAGAGAAGTATTCACATTGTTGTGGCAAGTTATTAATGATTCGTTGAACGGAAACTATACACGTAAAAAAGCAATATTTCTTGTTGGTGATGGCAATAACGGCAAAGGTACATTTCAAACATTGTTATCTAATCTTATAGGTTTTGATAATGTTGCAAGTCTAAAAGTAAACGAATTTGACCACGAATTTAAGCCAAGTGTATTAGAAGGAAAAACATTAGTCATTGGTGATGATGTGCCTGTAGGTGTGAACATTGAGGATAGTTCAAATTTTAATAGTGTTGTAACTGGAGATTCTATTTTAGTGAACGTAAAGAAAAAGCAGCCATATAGAGCAGTTTTTAGATGTACAGTAATTCAATCAACAAATGGTATGCCTAGGTTTAAAAATAAAACAGGTGGTACAAATAGACGACTATTAATAGTACCATTCAATGCTGATTTCAATGGTACAAAAGAGAATCCAGACATTAAAGAAAAGTATTTAAATAATAAAGAGGTGCTTGAATATGTTTTATACAAAGCTATTAACCTAGACTTTGGGAAATTTATAGTGCCTAAAGTATCAGCAGACATGTTAGAAGAATATAAACAGGATAACGACCCTGTATATGATTTTAAAGTTACTGAATTCGATACATGGAAAATTGATAAAGTACCTAAATCGGTCGTTTATTATAGATACAAAGTTTTCTGTGAGAATAGTGGTTATCATGCACTATCGGAAAGAAAATTCTACAAAACGTTTAACCAATATCTAAGCAAGAACTGGGAAGAGGAAAGAGCTAGATTTTATTCAGTAGCAGACATGCAAAAAAAAGTTGGTTATTTTGAGCCAACACTTGTACCTAATGGAGAATTAAAACGATCATATATAAATAACAAATTAAAAGTAGTGTGA
- a CDS encoding HNH endonuclease, translated as MLGDWIKRLDTENLEVVCFSCHNKIHGR; from the coding sequence ATGCTGGGGGACTGGATTAAAAGACTGGATACCGAAAATTTAGAGGTGGTATGTTTTAGCTGCCACAATAAAATTCACGGCAGATAA
- a CDS encoding phage terminase small subunit P27 family yields MAQRKLLSQQKSRLTKEAQDNKRDTEKAMRQLTSLAPEPPEWLDDTATDEWHRIHPLLEELPVASLDLMLVSTYCQAYSDYINATKRMNNSDVIIETERGTKLNQNHTIKRDALSQLNSIAPKLGLTVESRLKILEPKQDTKSDKSVYEMFGIEDND; encoded by the coding sequence ATGGCACAAAGAAAATTGTTATCGCAACAGAAAAGTAGACTAACGAAAGAAGCTCAAGACAATAAGCGAGATACAGAAAAAGCAATGCGACAACTCACATCTTTAGCACCTGAGCCACCAGAATGGTTAGATGATACAGCCACAGATGAATGGCATAGAATACATCCATTACTTGAAGAATTGCCTGTTGCTAGTCTTGATCTAATGCTTGTGAGTACATATTGCCAAGCCTATTCTGATTATATCAATGCTACAAAGCGTATGAACAATAGCGATGTGATTATAGAAACAGAACGTGGTACAAAGTTAAATCAGAATCACACCATTAAACGTGATGCATTATCACAATTAAATAGTATTGCCCCTAAGTTAGGTTTAACAGTGGAATCGAGATTAAAAATACTAGAGCCTAAGCAAGATACAAAAAGTGATAAGTCAGTATATGAAATGTTTGGTATTGAGGATAATGATTAA
- a CDS encoding Panacea domain-containing protein, protein MSNELKKIVEWFLSQQSMSPKKLQKMLYYAQAWCVTLSNETSEEIENKLFDDKFEAWVHGPVIPEVYQTYKKYGYNNIPKIDENIQLEEDIEDVLIQVMDVYGNFNGNQLENITHQEKPWIDARIGYSPLENCNEIITEEEMFDYYIKQAN, encoded by the coding sequence ATGAGTAATGAATTAAAAAAAATTGTTGAATGGTTTTTGTCACAACAATCAATGTCTCCTAAAAAATTACAGAAAATGCTTTATTACGCACAAGCGTGGTGTGTAACATTATCTAATGAGACATCAGAAGAAATTGAAAATAAATTATTTGATGATAAATTTGAAGCTTGGGTACACGGGCCTGTTATTCCAGAAGTTTATCAAACATATAAGAAGTATGGCTATAATAACATCCCTAAAATAGATGAAAATATTCAGTTAGAAGAAGATATAGAAGATGTTTTGATTCAAGTTATGGATGTGTATGGAAATTTTAATGGTAATCAACTAGAAAATATTACACACCAAGAAAAACCCTGGATAGATGCACGTATAGGCTATTCACCATTAGAGAATTGCAATGAAATTATAACTGAAGAAGAAATGTTTGATTATTATATAAAGCAGGCAAATTGA
- a CDS encoding YbgA family protein, with translation MWSRYKYEVLWHDQNAYNDIRFLMNNDVEIEIIQQKIQYALNKQPSKGSIINAYCHMWGYFKKISTEQEKQLFKKLKTDFENHIITEKVLIDFIKKLADLYEVTYLKQSTIINKAHLNE, from the coding sequence CTGTGGAGTAGATATAAATACGAAGTTTTATGGCATGATCAAAACGCTTATAATGATATTAGATTTTTGATGAATAATGATGTTGAAATTGAAATAATTCAACAAAAAATTCAATATGCTCTAAATAAGCAACCTTCTAAAGGATCAATAATAAATGCTTATTGCCATATGTGGGGATATTTTAAAAAAATAAGTACTGAACAAGAAAAGCAGTTATTTAAAAAACTAAAGACAGATTTTGAAAATCATATTATAACAGAAAAAGTATTAATTGATTTTATCAAGAAATTAGCCGACTTATATGAAGTAACTTATTTAAAACAATCTACTATTATAAATAAAGCCCACCTAAATGAATAG
- a CDS encoding threonine aldolase family protein has product MISFENDYLEGAHEKVLEKIVETNYIQEPGYGNDEFSKEAIEKIKQTINQPDSSVYFLGGGTQTNQVVIDAVLKKYEGVIGADTSHINVHEAGAIEFSGHKVITLPSENGKITAAQVKKYINDLYEDSNYTHMVTPGMVYITYPTEYGTLYTKPELVELSNTCKTFNIPLYIDGARLGYGLVSDEADLDIKDIANLADIFYIGGTKIGALCGEAIVFTEGYNPSHFVSIIKQHGALLAKSRLVGVQFSALFSDDLYFNISMHAVEMALKIKKAFVSKGYQLYIDSPTNQQFFLIDNKKIKELSKKVKFTCWEKYDDNHKIVRFATSWATRKKDVDFLIEQI; this is encoded by the coding sequence ATGATTTCTTTTGAAAACGACTATCTAGAAGGCGCACATGAAAAGGTTTTAGAAAAAATTGTTGAAACTAATTATATACAAGAACCCGGTTATGGTAATGATGAATTCAGTAAAGAAGCCATTGAAAAAATCAAACAAACAATAAATCAACCAGACTCATCTGTCTATTTTTTAGGCGGAGGTACTCAAACAAATCAAGTAGTTATCGATGCTGTTCTTAAAAAATATGAAGGTGTAATCGGAGCAGATACAAGTCATATTAATGTTCATGAGGCAGGTGCAATTGAGTTTTCAGGTCACAAAGTCATTACACTCCCATCTGAAAATGGAAAAATCACAGCAGCCCAAGTAAAAAAATATATTAACGATTTGTATGAAGACTCTAACTATACACATATGGTCACACCAGGAATGGTTTACATTACTTATCCAACAGAATACGGCACACTCTATACAAAACCAGAACTTGTGGAATTATCAAACACATGTAAAACCTTCAACATTCCTCTTTATATAGATGGTGCACGTTTAGGTTATGGTTTAGTAAGTGACGAAGCTGATTTAGATATTAAAGATATTGCCAATTTAGCGGACATATTTTACATAGGCGGTACAAAAATTGGTGCACTATGTGGAGAAGCTATTGTATTTACAGAAGGTTATAACCCTAGTCATTTTGTTTCTATCATCAAGCAACACGGCGCTCTATTAGCTAAAAGCAGACTAGTAGGTGTTCAATTTTCCGCATTATTTTCAGATGATTTATATTTTAATATCAGTATGCATGCTGTAGAAATGGCATTAAAAATAAAAAAGGCTTTTGTAAGTAAGGGATACCAACTCTATATTGATTCACCAACAAACCAACAGTTTTTCTTGATTGATAATAAAAAAATCAAAGAGCTCAGCAAGAAAGTAAAATTTACATGTTGGGAAAAATATGATGACAATCATAAAATTGTTCGGTTCGCTACTAGTTGGGCAACACGTAAAAAAGACGTGGATTTTCTAATAGAACAAATTTGA